A genomic window from Neoarius graeffei isolate fNeoGra1 chromosome 5, fNeoGra1.pri, whole genome shotgun sequence includes:
- the mlf2 gene encoding myeloid leukemia factor 2 isoform X3 — protein MFRFLDDVDDNPYMMDPFAAHRRQMRSMFGSFGFDPFPLSPQIQSARTPMQVQPQAGALAPFGMMGMERFSGSPSCQSFSSSTIISYSSDSGAPKVYQQTREIRTAPGGIRETRQSLRDSESGVERMSIGHHIGDRAHVLERSRNAHTGDQEHRQDFINLEESEAEAFDEEWRRGVGRYMGPNARGLDYGRSRRTAAGQLALPAPPNSNPSSSPRPPHRPRYDW, from the exons ATGTTTCGTTTCCTGGACGACGTCGATGACAATCCGTACATGAT GGACCCTTTCGCAGCACACCGTCGTCAGATGAGGAGTATGTTCGGGTCGTTTGGGTTTGACCCGTTTCCTCTGAGTCCTCAGATCCAGTCGGCCCGAACTCCCATGCAAGTACAG CCTCAGGCTGGTGCGTTGGCCCCCTTCGGTATGATGGGAATG GAGAGGTTCTCCGGTTCTCCATCCTGTCAGTCGTTCTCCTCCTCCACCATCATCTCGTACAGCAGCGACTCTGGCGCTCCGAAAGTGTACCAGCAAACCAGAGAAATCAGAACAGCACCTGGAGGg ATCAGAGAGACACGTCAGTCATTGCGTGACAGTGAGAGCGGAGTGGAGCGGATGTCCATCGGCCACCATATTGGAGATCGAGCTCATGTGCTGGAACGTTCCAGAAACGCGCACACTGGAGATCAAGAGCACCGACAAGACTTCATCAACCTGGAAGAAA GTGAAGCTGAAGCCTTTGATGAGGAGTGGAGGAGGGGAGTAGGGCGCTACATGGGCCCTAACGCTCGCGGACTGGATTACGGACGGAGCCGAAGGACAGCGGCAGGACAACTGGCCTTACCCGCACCACCAAACTCCAACCCCTCTTCCTCCCCTCGACCCCCCCACCGCCCCCGCTATGACTG gTGA
- the mlf2 gene encoding myeloid leukemia factor 2 isoform X2, producing MFRFLDDVDDNPYMMDPFAAHRRQMRSMFGSFGFDPFPLSPQIQSARTPMQVQPQAGALAPFGMMGMGGGFMDMFGMMNGMMENMERFSGSPSCQSFSSSTIISYSSDSGAPKVYQQTREIRTAPGGIRETRQSLRDSESGVERMSIGHHIGDRAHVLERSRNAHTGDQEHRQDFINLEESEAEAFDEEWRRGVGRYMGPNARGLDYGRSRRTAAGQLALPAPPNSNPSSSPRPPHRPRYDW from the exons ATGTTTCGTTTCCTGGACGACGTCGATGACAATCCGTACATGAT GGACCCTTTCGCAGCACACCGTCGTCAGATGAGGAGTATGTTCGGGTCGTTTGGGTTTGACCCGTTTCCTCTGAGTCCTCAGATCCAGTCGGCCCGAACTCCCATGCAAGTACAG CCTCAGGCTGGTGCGTTGGCCCCCTTCGGTATGATGGGAATG GGAGGAGGATTCATGGATATGTTTGGGATGATGAATGGCATGATGGAGAACATG GAGAGGTTCTCCGGTTCTCCATCCTGTCAGTCGTTCTCCTCCTCCACCATCATCTCGTACAGCAGCGACTCTGGCGCTCCGAAAGTGTACCAGCAAACCAGAGAAATCAGAACAGCACCTGGAGGg ATCAGAGAGACACGTCAGTCATTGCGTGACAGTGAGAGCGGAGTGGAGCGGATGTCCATCGGCCACCATATTGGAGATCGAGCTCATGTGCTGGAACGTTCCAGAAACGCGCACACTGGAGATCAAGAGCACCGACAAGACTTCATCAACCTGGAAGAAA GTGAAGCTGAAGCCTTTGATGAGGAGTGGAGGAGGGGAGTAGGGCGCTACATGGGCCCTAACGCTCGCGGACTGGATTACGGACGGAGCCGAAGGACAGCGGCAGGACAACTGGCCTTACCCGCACCACCAAACTCCAACCCCTCTTCCTCCCCTCGACCCCCCCACCGCCCCCGCTATGACTG gTGA
- the mlf2 gene encoding myeloid leukemia factor 2 isoform X1: MFRFLDDVDDNPYMMDPFAAHRRQMRSMFGSFGFDPFPLSPQIQSARTPMQVQPQAGALAPFGMMGMSCGDGGGVLQGGGFMDMFGMMNGMMENMERFSGSPSCQSFSSSTIISYSSDSGAPKVYQQTREIRTAPGGIRETRQSLRDSESGVERMSIGHHIGDRAHVLERSRNAHTGDQEHRQDFINLEESEAEAFDEEWRRGVGRYMGPNARGLDYGRSRRTAAGQLALPAPPNSNPSSSPRPPHRPRYDW; this comes from the exons ATGTTTCGTTTCCTGGACGACGTCGATGACAATCCGTACATGAT GGACCCTTTCGCAGCACACCGTCGTCAGATGAGGAGTATGTTCGGGTCGTTTGGGTTTGACCCGTTTCCTCTGAGTCCTCAGATCCAGTCGGCCCGAACTCCCATGCAAGTACAG CCTCAGGCTGGTGCGTTGGCCCCCTTCGGTATGATGGGAATG AgttgtggtgatggtggtggtgtgttGCAGGGAGGAGGATTCATGGATATGTTTGGGATGATGAATGGCATGATGGAGAACATG GAGAGGTTCTCCGGTTCTCCATCCTGTCAGTCGTTCTCCTCCTCCACCATCATCTCGTACAGCAGCGACTCTGGCGCTCCGAAAGTGTACCAGCAAACCAGAGAAATCAGAACAGCACCTGGAGGg ATCAGAGAGACACGTCAGTCATTGCGTGACAGTGAGAGCGGAGTGGAGCGGATGTCCATCGGCCACCATATTGGAGATCGAGCTCATGTGCTGGAACGTTCCAGAAACGCGCACACTGGAGATCAAGAGCACCGACAAGACTTCATCAACCTGGAAGAAA GTGAAGCTGAAGCCTTTGATGAGGAGTGGAGGAGGGGAGTAGGGCGCTACATGGGCCCTAACGCTCGCGGACTGGATTACGGACGGAGCCGAAGGACAGCGGCAGGACAACTGGCCTTACCCGCACCACCAAACTCCAACCCCTCTTCCTCCCCTCGACCCCCCCACCGCCCCCGCTATGACTG gTGA